The following proteins are encoded in a genomic region of Amphiura filiformis chromosome 18, Afil_fr2py, whole genome shotgun sequence:
- the LOC140140081 gene encoding uncharacterized protein, producing MMTMLECYYQRIPQMIQPLRCSFCEISFDSMDKLSCHKRRHKIKYGKLLCKKKQWMLGNSTKNSQEFAQSSNLIIHTTTHIKEKPYQCEHCQKRFGSSRNLRRHRIRTHTKEKPHQCEYCQKGFASGKDLRRHISTHTKEKPYQCEYCQKYFARNGTLKQHIIMIHAAEKPYQCEHCQKWFARSADLKRHIRIHTRPFQCEYCQKCFANPWSIKRHYRSHTKEKTHQCEHCQKWFAGSVSLKRHISGQHMKETPYQCEYCQKSFARNSTLRAHILNHTNEKPYQCQYCQKGFICNSALKVHTMIHTKEKPYQCEYCQKRCTTSSDLKNTSGLTPKRNDISASTARNASPKAVTSRSTLELTQMRNRMNVSSAKMFFHKQTS from the coding sequence ATGATGACGATGTTAGAGTGTTACTACCAAAGGATACCACAAATGATCCAACCGTTAAGATGTTCATTCTGTGAAATCAGTTTCGACTCTATGGACAAACTTTCATGTCACAAGCGCAGACACAAGATTAAGTATGGAAAACTACTTTGCAAAAAGAAACAGTGGATGTTGGGAAACTCAACCAAAAACTCACAAGAGTTTGCACAGAGTAGCAACCTGATAATACACACCACAACTCATattaaagagaaaccctatcagtgtgagcattgtcaAAAACGATTTGGAAGTAGTAGGAACCTCAGAAGACACAGGataagaactcacaccaaagagaaaccccatcagtgtgagtattgtcaaaaaGGGTTTGCAAGTGGTAAGGACCTCAGAAGACACATCAgtactcacaccaaagagaaaccctatcagtgtgagtattgtcaaaaatattttgcacgAAATGGAACACTTAAACAACATATCATCATGATTCACGCCGcggagaaaccctatcagtgtgagcattgtcaAAAATGGTTTGCAAGATCTGCTGACctcaaaagacacatcagaattcacaccaggCCTtttcagtgcgagtattgtcagaagtGCTTTGCTAACCCTTGGTCTATCAAAAGACATTATAGATCACACACCAAGGAGAAAACCCATCAGTGTGAGCATTGCCAAAAATGGTTTGCAGGAAGTGTTAGCCTCAAAAGACACATTAGTGGTCAGCACATGAAAGAGACACCTTATCAATGCGAGTATTGCCAAAAAAGCTTTGCACGCAATAGTACACTTAGAGCACACATTTTGAATCACACCaatgagaaaccatatcagtgtcaGTATTGCCAAAAAGGTTTTATATGCAATAGTGCACTTAAAGTGCACACCATgatccacaccaaagagaaaccctatcagtgtgaatattgtcaaaagCGATGTACAACATCTAGTGATCTCAAAAACACATcaggactcacaccaaagagaaacgatATCAGTGCGAGTACTGCCAGAAATGCTTCACCCAAAGCAGTCACGTCAAGGAGCACATTAGAACTCACACAAATGAGAAACCGTATGAATGTGAGCAGTGCCAAAATGTTTTTCCACAAGCAGACATCTTAG